In Acidimicrobiia bacterium, one genomic interval encodes:
- the gcvH gene encoding glycine cleavage system protein GcvH, translating into MNVPVELRYSSDHEWVRVEGERLRVGITDYAQDALGDVVYAELPEVGQVVEAGEAFGEVESTKSVSDIFAPVAGTVVEVNAELADSPERLNDDPYGEGWLCVLEPQDASAIDTLMSASEYEALIEG; encoded by the coding sequence ATGAACGTGCCTGTTGAACTTCGTTATTCGTCCGACCATGAATGGGTTCGGGTAGAGGGTGAGCGTTTACGCGTTGGTATCACCGACTACGCCCAAGATGCCCTGGGTGATGTGGTGTATGCCGAACTGCCCGAGGTGGGCCAGGTAGTTGAGGCTGGTGAAGCTTTTGGCGAAGTGGAATCCACCAAGTCGGTGTCCGACATCTTTGCGCCGGTTGCTGGCACGGTGGTTGAGGTCAATGCTGAGTTAGCCGACTCTCCAGAGCGCCTTAACGATGATCCTTACGGTGAGGGTTGGCTCTGCGTGCTCGAACCCCAGGATGCTTCGGCAATTGATACGCTGATGAGTGCTAGTGAGTATGAGGCGTTAATCGAGGGCTGA
- a CDS encoding FHA domain-containing protein, whose amino-acid sequence MADVICGTCGHHNSLGANFCSSCGSALRDAQIEHPTMSIPSQEIPSPAHPQSSKPPVAEVGVLLVRRGAKAGSRYILDEEVTSIGRHPESDIFLDDITVSRRHADIRRNGNEYVVTDVGSLNGTYLNRHRVESSPLLDGDLLQIGKFKLMFELGDLREWPE is encoded by the coding sequence ATGGCGGATGTGATTTGCGGAACGTGCGGGCACCATAACTCCCTTGGTGCCAATTTTTGTTCGTCGTGTGGTTCGGCCCTACGAGACGCGCAAATTGAACATCCGACGATGTCGATTCCTAGCCAGGAAATTCCCAGCCCAGCCCACCCGCAAAGCAGCAAGCCACCGGTGGCTGAGGTGGGTGTTTTGTTGGTGCGCCGAGGTGCCAAAGCCGGTTCTCGCTACATCCTTGATGAGGAAGTCACCTCAATTGGTCGTCACCCCGAAAGCGACATTTTCTTAGACGACATCACCGTGTCACGTCGTCACGCCGATATTCGCCGAAACGGCAACGAATATGTAGTGACCGATGTTGGGTCGCTGAATGGTACCTATCTAAATAGGCATCGGGTTGAGAGCTCGCCACTGTTGGATGGCGATCTGCTGCAAATCGGTAAATTTAAGCTGATGTTCGAGCTAGGTGACCTGCGGGAATGGCCCGAGTGA
- a CDS encoding MerR family transcriptional regulator translates to MARVNEEGGTGGSYRSIGEVLSLLQDEFPDITISKIRFLESQGLLDPERTPSGYRKFYDADIERLHWILDQQRENFLPLKVIKERLESGELHGVGEPSHEVDPSAGSSNSASKATSAKSGLTDDVSSGAVASDIVATTSEHAAIAAIAAGTELTPPNFERNLAASVAAEAIPAAMGLSRDELAEKADLTLTQIADLERFGFLVGRRFGSVVLYDEEALSIARLAKGFLKYGIEGRHLRMYRTSAEREAAFLGQVAMPILKQRGPQARAEATQMLEELAQFGDQLRGAMLSRALRELLSGT, encoded by the coding sequence ATGGCCCGAGTGAACGAAGAGGGCGGTACAGGAGGTTCGTACCGGTCGATTGGCGAAGTTCTTAGCCTGCTCCAAGACGAATTCCCGGACATCACTATCTCAAAGATTCGTTTCTTAGAAAGCCAAGGTCTACTTGACCCGGAGCGTACACCTTCGGGGTACCGTAAATTTTACGACGCTGATATCGAACGTCTGCACTGGATTTTAGATCAGCAACGCGAAAACTTCTTGCCGCTTAAGGTGATTAAAGAGCGTTTGGAAAGTGGCGAACTACACGGAGTGGGTGAACCTTCCCATGAGGTTGACCCATCTGCTGGCTCCTCGAATTCTGCCTCCAAGGCCACTTCAGCCAAAAGTGGATTGACCGACGATGTCTCAAGTGGTGCTGTTGCTAGCGACATAGTAGCGACGACATCGGAACACGCAGCTATTGCCGCTATAGCCGCTGGCACTGAGCTGACCCCACCGAATTTTGAGCGCAACTTGGCGGCGTCGGTGGCGGCCGAAGCAATTCCAGCAGCCATGGGTTTAAGCCGCGACGAGCTAGCCGAAAAAGCTGATCTCACCTTGACTCAAATAGCTGATTTGGAACGTTTTGGTTTCTTGGTAGGACGGCGCTTTGGTTCGGTCGTTCTCTACGACGAGGAAGCTTTAAGCATTGCCCGGCTGGCCAAAGGGTTTTTGAAATATGGGATTGAAGGCCGGCACCTGCGTATGTACCGCACCTCGGCGGAACGTGAAGCCGCGTTTTTGGGTCAGGTGGCCATGCCAATTCTGAAACAACGTGGGCCACAAGCTCGGGCCGAAGCAACGCAAATGTTGGAAGAGCTGGCCCAATTTGGAGATCAACTACGTGGTGCCATGCTGTCACGAGCACTTCGAGAGCTACTGAGTGGCACCTAA
- a CDS encoding bifunctional nuclease family protein: MVEMELLGVRVEVPATTPVLVMREKGVAGPPRMLQIFIAGPEATAIAVAMEGIQPRRPLTHDLLKTLLEEFGGVLDQVVITEVHDGVFYAELHIATTGGTGVVSCRPSDAIALAVRTQSPIYAAEAVLAEAGYVEPDEIEGEAMTEDMVEMFREFIENVEPEDFEP; the protein is encoded by the coding sequence ATGGTGGAAATGGAACTGTTAGGTGTACGTGTAGAAGTTCCGGCCACTACACCGGTGCTTGTCATGCGAGAAAAAGGTGTTGCTGGACCACCTCGGATGCTCCAAATATTTATTGCTGGGCCTGAGGCCACCGCCATCGCGGTCGCCATGGAGGGTATACAGCCTCGACGGCCCCTCACTCACGATCTGTTGAAGACTTTGCTGGAAGAATTCGGCGGGGTACTTGACCAGGTGGTTATTACCGAAGTTCACGACGGAGTTTTCTACGCCGAGTTACATATTGCGACAACTGGCGGTACCGGTGTTGTCTCTTGTCGACCTTCCGACGCTATTGCTTTGGCGGTTCGTACCCAATCGCCTATTTACGCCGCCGAGGCGGTGCTGGCCGAGGCGGGTTATGTTGAGCCCGACGAAATTGAAGGCGAAGCCATGACCGAAGACATGGTGGAAATGTTCCGGGAATTCATCGAAAACGTAGAACCGGAAGATTTTGAGCCCTAA
- a CDS encoding MerR family transcriptional regulator, giving the protein MASKPESVAVEGFSGRRAAEVVGISYRQLDYWARTDLVRPSLMDAAGSGSRRLYSYTDLLELKVIKNLLDAGIKLESVREAFSFLKEHLQADVASSNLVIRGSKVLLSTDEELIDVVRGGQGVLNVLPLEGVRDEIDAAIVQPLANRKVNGVAAAATETKTGTTP; this is encoded by the coding sequence ATGGCTTCCAAACCTGAATCGGTAGCAGTTGAGGGCTTTTCTGGTCGGAGGGCAGCCGAGGTAGTAGGCATTAGCTACCGCCAACTCGACTATTGGGCTCGAACCGATTTAGTGCGTCCGTCGCTTATGGATGCCGCAGGTAGCGGAAGCCGCCGACTTTATTCCTACACCGACTTGTTAGAGCTCAAGGTCATCAAGAACCTGCTCGATGCTGGCATTAAGCTTGAGTCGGTTCGTGAAGCGTTTAGCTTCCTAAAAGAACACCTTCAAGCCGATGTGGCGAGCAGCAACCTTGTCATTCGAGGATCCAAGGTGTTGCTAAGCACCGATGAAGAGCTAATTGATGTGGTTCGTGGTGGCCAGGGTGTGCTGAATGTTTTGCCACTTGAGGGTGTCCGCGACGAAATAGATGCTGCCATCGTGCAGCCATTGGCCAACCGGAAAGTTAACGGTGTGGCGGCTGCGGCCACCGAAACGAAGACCGGTACCACCCCATAA
- the cobT gene encoding nicotinate-nucleotide--dimethylbenzimidazole phosphoribosyltransferase: MSKPVPNDIKAILFDVGDTLVVAAAGHTPVGELTVTLRPQVIEDLRALAKSGFRLGAVSDTAVMLEADLRSLLAPSGISAMLEVVVTSSDVGATKPNPTSLNTAISRLGLGPGEVLYVGDRMIDAEAAKAAGTYFAFIRDTVAETWERFANPPFNTYLEIQESWKSCQDNHDQNEVELLAKTARNHVDSLAKPLGSLGRVEDLGVTLSLIARQCPPPLPHPVAAAVFAADHGVHAAGVTIWPQEVTVAMAETMLSGRASINAFAEAVDATVAVINVGVANGIPSQDETTPYLVRSGTRNLALEAAMTLAEATAAIEVGYQVAQDLIASGANCLVTGEMGIANTTAAAAIIAAFTGLGPAVVAGRGAGADDATLARKIEAIQQGLNRHDLATPNAPSAHPLELLASLGGLEIAAMAGFIVAAAIQQKPVLIDGVIANAALLAAQALFPGVKQVAIAGHLSTEPAATVALKQLGLVPLLDLNLRLGEGTGAMLAVPLVRAAALMMREVAAIDELG; the protein is encoded by the coding sequence ATGTCGAAACCCGTACCAAATGACATTAAAGCCATTCTCTTTGATGTGGGTGACACTTTGGTGGTGGCGGCTGCCGGACACACGCCAGTTGGTGAGCTGACAGTTACGCTTCGGCCTCAGGTAATAGAAGATCTAAGGGCGCTGGCGAAGAGCGGATTTCGTTTGGGTGCCGTTAGCGACACCGCCGTGATGTTAGAAGCTGATTTACGTTCACTGCTGGCGCCGAGCGGCATTTCAGCAATGTTGGAGGTAGTGGTTACCAGCAGCGATGTTGGAGCCACAAAACCCAACCCCACCTCGTTAAACACCGCCATCTCGCGTTTGGGTTTAGGGCCAGGTGAGGTGCTTTATGTTGGTGACCGGATGATAGATGCTGAAGCAGCCAAAGCAGCGGGCACCTACTTCGCCTTCATCCGCGACACGGTGGCCGAGACGTGGGAACGGTTCGCCAACCCACCCTTTAACACCTATTTGGAAATTCAAGAATCCTGGAAATCTTGCCAAGACAATCACGACCAAAATGAAGTGGAACTGCTCGCCAAGACGGCACGGAACCACGTTGATTCGTTGGCAAAGCCGCTTGGTTCGCTTGGTCGGGTCGAAGATTTGGGCGTCACGCTCAGTCTGATTGCGCGCCAGTGCCCACCTCCACTTCCCCACCCTGTAGCAGCCGCGGTCTTTGCCGCTGATCACGGGGTACATGCGGCTGGGGTAACCATTTGGCCCCAAGAGGTAACGGTTGCTATGGCTGAAACGATGCTAAGTGGCCGTGCCTCTATCAACGCCTTCGCCGAAGCGGTGGATGCCACGGTTGCGGTGATCAATGTGGGGGTGGCTAATGGCATTCCCTCCCAAGACGAAACTACCCCTTACCTGGTTCGTTCCGGCACCCGCAATCTGGCTCTGGAAGCGGCCATGACTTTGGCTGAAGCCACTGCGGCCATAGAGGTTGGTTACCAAGTCGCACAAGACCTTATCGCCAGCGGTGCCAACTGCTTGGTAACCGGGGAAATGGGTATTGCCAACACCACCGCCGCCGCCGCCATCATTGCTGCTTTTACCGGCCTTGGCCCAGCCGTGGTGGCCGGGCGGGGTGCCGGTGCTGATGATGCTACTTTGGCTCGCAAAATCGAGGCTATCCAACAGGGTCTAAACCGTCACGATTTAGCCACACCCAATGCCCCATCGGCTCACCCACTTGAGTTGTTAGCATCACTTGGTGGACTAGAAATTGCGGCAATGGCTGGTTTCATTGTGGCCGCCGCGATCCAGCAAAAACCAGTACTGATCGACGGGGTAATTGCCAACGCGGCGTTGCTAGCGGCGCAAGCCTTGTTCCCTGGCGTAAAGCAGGTGGCCATTGCGGGTCACCTTTCAACCGAACCAGCAGCCACCGTGGCCCTCAAACAGCTGGGTTTAGTACCGTTGCTCGATCTCAACCTTCGTTTGGGTGAAGGAACCGGTGCCATGTTAGCGGTGCCGTTGGTGCGCGCCGCGGCGCTTATGATGCGCGAAGTGGCTGCCATCGATGAGCTGGGCTGA
- a CDS encoding aminotransferase class I/II-fold pyridoxal phosphate-dependent enzyme, translating into MGSPTESGVLPLGPHGGDVLAVAQFLGVAAESILDLSASLNPYPPPIAKLVSANLGALGRYSETKQTESTLADYLEVDAELVVVTNGGSEAITLVSQLCPSGWVEEPEFSLYRRHLQQLDPTGPRWRSNPHSPSGRLIDVPTNDNQAFPNQELPLSIWDEAYWPMATGTWTSGIHQEGAVVLGSLTKIWASPGLRLGYIIAPTPDLAAKLRQLQPRWSVGTLAAAVMRDALALTNLRTVAQRITEAKTQVVAALEERGLAVEAHEGPWVLVRKAPNWRTQLAHHKVLVRDCTSFGLPETIRVAIPSSTDLPRLLAAVDAILEINTA; encoded by the coding sequence ATGGGTTCACCCACCGAATCTGGTGTCTTGCCGCTTGGCCCCCACGGTGGCGATGTTCTCGCCGTGGCGCAATTCTTGGGTGTTGCTGCCGAATCGATTTTAGATTTATCGGCTTCGCTGAATCCGTACCCGCCACCCATAGCGAAACTGGTCAGCGCCAATCTGGGTGCTCTTGGCCGCTACAGCGAAACCAAACAAACCGAGTCGACGTTGGCCGACTATTTAGAGGTCGACGCCGAATTGGTGGTGGTAACTAACGGCGGGAGTGAGGCCATTACGCTGGTGTCGCAGCTGTGCCCTAGCGGTTGGGTGGAAGAACCCGAGTTCTCTCTTTATCGTCGTCATCTTCAACAGCTTGATCCAACCGGTCCACGGTGGCGTTCGAACCCTCACAGCCCGAGCGGCCGACTAATCGATGTTCCAACCAACGACAATCAGGCATTCCCAAATCAAGAGCTTCCACTGTCGATTTGGGATGAAGCCTATTGGCCGATGGCTACCGGCACCTGGACCTCAGGGATACACCAAGAAGGTGCGGTGGTACTCGGCTCGCTCACCAAAATTTGGGCTTCGCCCGGTTTGCGCCTCGGTTATATCATCGCCCCCACACCTGATTTGGCGGCCAAGCTACGCCAGCTGCAACCTCGCTGGTCGGTGGGAACTTTGGCGGCCGCTGTTATGCGCGACGCCTTAGCGCTTACAAATTTGAGGACCGTCGCCCAAAGAATCACCGAAGCTAAGACCCAGGTCGTAGCGGCGCTGGAAGAACGCGGCCTTGCCGTTGAGGCACACGAGGGCCCTTGGGTGCTTGTCCGTAAGGCCCCCAATTGGCGCACTCAGCTGGCACACCACAAGGTTTTGGTGCGTGATTGCACAAGTTTCGGGCTGCCAGAAACCATTCGAGTTGCCATTCCATCGAGCACAGATCTACCAAGGCTATTGGCTGCTGTTGATGCAATCTTAGAAATCAACACCGCTTAA
- a CDS encoding CobD/CbiB family cobalamin biosynthesis protein, with the protein MKGKNSAAAAVGLLADPLVRFPKRLPHPLAYFGSFMNRIEERLYRDDAKAGLAYTAVGLGSAVLASRLVPSRALATWLCVGGAQLHDVAEEVAVCLRTENLAGARELMPSLVGRAPEYLDEIGMARAAIESVAENTVDAIIAPAFWATVGGSAGVLAHRSVDTMDSMVGYRNERYENFGFASARLDDAMAYLPARLTVGLVTLVRPEATRAVFKALRQQSNAHTSPNARVVEATFAAALNVQLGGPVRYETDIVERPYIGLGPVPGADDIAAAVKLSKDVSLAAATLLAGFGAGRAFRL; encoded by the coding sequence ATGAAAGGCAAGAATTCAGCGGCGGCTGCGGTTGGTCTTTTGGCTGATCCGCTGGTGAGGTTTCCGAAACGTTTACCTCATCCGCTGGCATATTTCGGTAGTTTCATGAACCGGATTGAAGAGCGCCTCTATCGCGACGACGCTAAAGCCGGTTTGGCATACACCGCGGTCGGGTTGGGTAGCGCAGTTTTGGCCTCACGCTTGGTGCCTTCTCGGGCACTTGCCACTTGGTTGTGTGTGGGTGGCGCACAGCTACACGATGTGGCCGAAGAAGTGGCCGTCTGTCTTCGAACCGAGAACCTGGCGGGGGCCCGAGAATTAATGCCTTCGTTGGTGGGTCGCGCACCCGAGTATTTGGACGAAATTGGCATGGCACGGGCCGCGATTGAATCGGTGGCTGAAAACACGGTCGATGCCATCATTGCGCCGGCTTTTTGGGCGACGGTCGGCGGTTCGGCAGGTGTATTGGCCCATCGCAGTGTAGACACCATGGATTCAATGGTGGGTTACCGCAACGAACGCTACGAGAATTTTGGGTTTGCCAGCGCTCGGCTCGATGATGCCATGGCCTATTTGCCCGCACGCTTAACGGTGGGTCTTGTCACTTTGGTACGCCCCGAAGCAACGCGAGCGGTTTTCAAGGCTCTACGCCAACAAAGCAATGCCCATACTTCGCCCAACGCTCGAGTGGTTGAAGCCACATTCGCGGCTGCCCTCAACGTGCAACTAGGCGGACCAGTGCGCTACGAGACCGACATTGTGGAGCGGCCTTACATTGGTCTTGGTCCGGTACCTGGGGCCGACGATATTGCGGCAGCCGTGAAGCTATCAAAAGACGTTTCACTGGCGGCGGCAACTCTGTTAGCTGGTTTTGGGGCGGGTAGGGCGTTTCGCCTGTAG
- the cobS gene encoding adenosylcobinamide-GDP ribazoletransferase: MDTSPQPAQPSEPPVHQSPAASFREALGFLTIFGGSAAPTPRTMAWFPLVGSLIGTTLGGIWWVCSQYWPPLVTATLVVVANLIITGALHHDGLADSADGLLPHLSREKRLTIMRQPDIGSFGVLALIATFWLQVASLSTTTVNVALMAAITTASRTMMVAVATTVPYVRQNGLASNFLGKRSHLSVLYGLVLALTLAGVSAGVTGIISVAATVVASLGVAWLATHRIGGFSGDTLGAGGVIGETGGLLLMGANL, from the coding sequence GTGGACACCTCACCCCAGCCAGCCCAACCATCCGAACCACCCGTCCATCAGTCACCAGCGGCGAGTTTTCGTGAAGCTCTAGGTTTTCTTACAATTTTTGGTGGATCGGCCGCCCCTACACCAAGGACTATGGCGTGGTTCCCACTGGTTGGTTCCCTAATCGGCACCACCTTAGGTGGCATCTGGTGGGTTTGTTCCCAATATTGGCCCCCTCTGGTTACCGCTACCTTGGTGGTGGTTGCGAACCTAATCATCACCGGTGCCTTGCACCACGACGGCCTGGCCGACAGCGCCGATGGTCTATTGCCCCACCTCAGTCGCGAGAAACGCCTAACCATAATGCGACAACCCGATATCGGATCTTTCGGGGTGCTCGCATTAATTGCCACCTTTTGGCTCCAGGTTGCCTCCCTCAGCACAACGACAGTGAACGTTGCCCTTATGGCCGCCATCACCACCGCTTCGCGCACCATGATGGTGGCCGTGGCTACCACTGTTCCTTATGTTCGCCAAAACGGTTTAGCTAGTAACTTCTTAGGCAAACGAAGCCACCTGAGCGTGTTATACGGACTTGTTTTGGCACTGACCTTGGCCGGTGTCAGCGCCGGGGTAACCGGGATAATTAGTGTGGCCGCTACGGTGGTTGCGTCGCTTGGGGTGGCATGGTTAGCCACGCACCGTATCGGAGGTTTTAGCGGTGACACCTTGGGTGCCGGTGGTGTAATCGGCGAGACTGGAGGCTTATTGCTAATGGGAGCAAACCTATGA
- a CDS encoding bifunctional adenosylcobinamide kinase/adenosylcobinamide-phosphate guanylyltransferase produces MIVLFLGGSRSGKSQLAEDLASFLAGANGSVSYFATMYDSSDDRDLDERIEIHRHRRPSHWQTVEPPYDLAQKLIETTGVVLLDSLATWFSALEPTTENTTAAGDAQADLERTNYTELVQALRNRQGHTVIVSDEVGMGVHPATSSGRAFRDGLGLLNQTVANTADHVYLAIAGRVMPLTPFHPETLLG; encoded by the coding sequence GTGATCGTGCTTTTTTTAGGTGGCTCCCGCTCGGGAAAATCGCAATTGGCCGAAGATCTAGCTTCATTCTTGGCTGGCGCCAACGGTTCGGTTTCCTATTTCGCCACCATGTATGACAGTAGTGATGACCGCGATTTAGACGAGAGGATTGAAATTCATCGTCATCGCCGTCCTAGCCATTGGCAAACAGTAGAACCACCCTACGATTTAGCCCAGAAACTCATCGAAACCACCGGTGTGGTGTTGCTCGATTCTTTGGCTACCTGGTTCAGCGCTCTAGAACCAACCACAGAAAATACAACGGCGGCTGGTGATGCCCAAGCCGACCTCGAACGCACCAACTACACGGAGCTCGTTCAGGCCCTGCGAAATCGCCAGGGTCACACCGTAATTGTCAGTGACGAAGTAGGCATGGGTGTCCACCCGGCTACCTCTAGTGGTCGGGCATTTCGCGATGGTCTTGGTTTGCTCAACCAAACGGTAGCCAACACCGCCGATCATGTTTATCTCGCCATAGCGGGCAGAGTAATGCCCCTTACGCCGTTTCATCCTGAAACCCTGCTCGGCTAG
- a CDS encoding adenosylcobinamide amidohydrolase, with protein sequence MKLQRFERTEDGQSFPYIVWRLPEPRLTLSSASLGGGLGLRDWVLNATVHHNYSREDPAVHLQSLATNAGLAGSGVGLMTAVWVDSYTSAREDGVSAWVTTGVDHALWAAAPSPIWHQSSATPATNKVGTINIVVNVETTLNPGALVNLASTVTEAKVQALFEAGHEGTGTATDAFCIMCIARGAAPNEPRAPVLDNNQPANAKSPGASPSTTRTLWDDELYGGIRSVWGAKVARVVHTAVTEGLKGLA encoded by the coding sequence ATGAAGTTGCAACGTTTTGAACGAACTGAGGACGGGCAAAGCTTTCCCTATATAGTTTGGCGGCTGCCAGAACCACGACTCACACTCAGCTCAGCCAGTTTGGGAGGCGGATTAGGCCTTCGAGACTGGGTTCTAAACGCCACGGTTCACCACAATTACAGTCGCGAAGATCCGGCGGTGCACTTACAATCTCTTGCCACCAACGCCGGTCTTGCTGGCTCTGGAGTTGGGCTGATGACGGCGGTTTGGGTCGATTCCTACACCTCTGCTCGCGAAGATGGGGTGTCAGCTTGGGTTACTACCGGAGTTGACCATGCATTATGGGCCGCAGCGCCCTCGCCCATTTGGCACCAGTCATCCGCCACGCCAGCAACCAACAAGGTCGGCACCATTAACATCGTGGTCAATGTTGAGACCACACTCAACCCTGGGGCATTGGTGAACCTGGCGAGCACCGTTACCGAAGCCAAGGTGCAGGCACTCTTTGAGGCTGGACACGAAGGCACTGGCACCGCCACCGACGCCTTCTGCATAATGTGCATCGCTCGTGGCGCGGCACCCAACGAACCTCGAGCGCCGGTACTCGACAACAACCAACCAGCCAACGCCAAGTCCCCCGGCGCTTCGCCCAGCACCACGCGCACCTTGTGGGATGACGAGCTCTATGGTGGTATTCGCTCGGTTTGGGGTGCCAAGGTTGCCCGGGTGGTGCACACCGCGGTGACGGAAGGTTTAAAAGGGTTGGCCTAG
- a CDS encoding phytanoyl-CoA dioxygenase family protein, producing the protein MSAETRFGPDVTSAQIVASMNKHGYAIVENFLDSVRVAEMRDELEKVLAETPYGRNDFEGFATKRIYSLFAKTRAFDDLATHPVLLEVLDEVLGYYQLSAPTGIEIGPGSVPQPLHRDDSIYPLADPHPEFVVNTMWAFVDFTEENGATRVIPASHGGQPKPDKPTIAAEMPAGSVLFYPGSLWHGGGANNTDSPRLGVILEYAWAYLRAQESHLLAVPQNVAAELPERLQELLGYNICPPFVGYVDGRHPRRALAQRVSTVQ; encoded by the coding sequence ATGTCTGCAGAAACCCGTTTCGGTCCGGATGTAACCAGCGCCCAAATTGTGGCGTCGATGAACAAGCATGGTTATGCCATCGTCGAAAATTTCTTAGACTCTGTTCGGGTCGCAGAGATGCGGGACGAGCTCGAAAAAGTCTTGGCTGAAACACCGTATGGCCGCAACGATTTTGAAGGATTTGCGACCAAACGGATTTATTCGCTGTTTGCGAAGACCAGGGCCTTTGATGATTTGGCTACGCACCCGGTGCTGTTAGAGGTGCTTGATGAAGTGCTGGGTTATTACCAGCTCAGTGCGCCCACCGGCATTGAAATTGGCCCTGGATCGGTACCGCAACCTTTGCACCGCGACGACTCTATTTACCCTTTAGCCGATCCACATCCCGAGTTTGTGGTTAACACCATGTGGGCATTTGTGGATTTTACCGAGGAAAATGGGGCCACCAGAGTCATTCCCGCTAGCCACGGCGGACAGCCAAAGCCCGATAAACCCACCATCGCAGCCGAGATGCCTGCCGGTTCGGTGCTGTTTTATCCGGGAAGTCTGTGGCATGGGGGAGGGGCTAACAACACTGACTCACCGAGACTAGGTGTTATTTTGGAATATGCGTGGGCCTATTTGAGGGCTCAAGAGAGCCACTTATTAGCAGTGCCTCAAAACGTAGCCGCCGAGTTGCCAGAGCGTTTGCAGGAACTATTGGGTTACAACATTTGTCCACCCTTTGTGGGCTATGTAGATGGCCGACACCCACGTCGGGCTTTAGCGCAGCGGGTTTCCACGGTGCAGTAA